From one Thamnophis elegans isolate rThaEle1 chromosome 9, rThaEle1.pri, whole genome shotgun sequence genomic stretch:
- the LOC116513138 gene encoding uncharacterized protein LOC116513138, whose translation MAGDEFTPFSGHSRRIFALRFHPSELHLFLTGGWDNSVKASAAPARAAAPPPHSPRCLGQRWALCPLCQVWDKRVPKGAQSVINGPHICGPGIDIKGEHILTASWVPHNALQLWDLRMSRLWQNVPFPGNPTQGEFLYSAQFCTEDVVVAGGSGTSGAGIIHTGTGQVIGEVLLSNKPVHAVASASEGQPVAVAGAAGNLYLAELH comes from the exons ATGGCCGGGGATGAGTTCACGCCCTTCAGCGGCCACTCCCGGCGGATCTTCGCGCTGCGCTTCCACCCCAGCGAGTTGCACCTCTTCCTGACCGGCGGCTGGGACAACTCCGTCAAGGCAAGTGCTGCCCCCGCAAGGgcggctgctccccccccccactccccccggTGCCTGGGTCAGCGATGGGCTCTCTGTCCCCTCTGCCAGGTTTGGGACAAGCGCGTGCCCAAAGGGGCGCAGAGCGTGATCAACGGGCCCCACATCTGCGGTCCTGGCATCGATATCAAG ggAGAACATATCCTGACTGCCTCCTGGGTGCCTCACAATGCTCTGCAGCTTTGGGACCTACGGATGTCCCGGCTGTGGCAAAACGTGCCCTTTCCTGGCAACCCCACCCAGGGAGAATTCCTCTACTCAGCCCAGTTCTGCACCGAGGACGTGGTGGTGGCTGGGGGCAGCGGTACCAGCGGGGCCGGGATTATCCACACTGGAACAGGCCAG GTGATCGGGGAGGTCCTGCTGTCCAACAAGCCAGTGCATGCTGTGGCTTCAGCTTCCGAAGGGCAGCCCGTGGCCGTTGCTGGCGCAGCGGGAAACCTCTACCTTGCAGAGCTGCACTGA